One part of the Sporosarcina ureae genome encodes these proteins:
- the ytaF gene encoding sporulation membrane protein YtaF — MTWLLIIGFAISSSIDNFGVGLSYGVQRVRIPPTSNALIAAICFIFSLIGIVSGAWLAVLLPGILPDLIAFAVLSTIGIRVMVIAFRQQRKHQANVFSEPEKMDFDGSSHISLGEALLLGIALSANALTNGVGAGLLALSPLAIALSAAVGSYITLSIGVGLGAKLAGVQIGKMSVGQFGTFMSGVIILLIAVTRLF; from the coding sequence ATGACTTGGCTACTGATCATAGGCTTTGCAATTTCATCTAGTATCGACAACTTTGGAGTCGGACTTTCTTACGGTGTACAGCGAGTTCGAATTCCACCCACTTCAAATGCACTCATTGCGGCAATTTGTTTCATTTTCAGTTTAATCGGCATCGTCTCAGGCGCATGGTTAGCTGTATTGTTACCAGGAATATTGCCTGATCTCATAGCGTTTGCTGTGCTCAGCACCATCGGAATACGCGTCATGGTGATCGCATTTCGTCAACAGAGAAAACATCAAGCGAATGTGTTCAGTGAACCCGAAAAAATGGACTTTGACGGTTCTTCGCATATTAGTCTGGGTGAAGCTTTGTTACTTGGGATTGCGCTTTCCGCGAACGCTTTGACGAACGGAGTGGGTGCGGGGCTTTTGGCATTATCACCGTTAGCTATCGCGCTGTCGGCGGCTGTGGGTAGTTACATCACATTATCGATTGGTGTAGGATTGGGCGCAAAACTGGCAGGTGTGCAAATTGGCAAGATGTCAGTTGGCCAGTTCGGGACATTCATGAGTGGTGTCATTATTTTATTGATTGCGGTCACACGCCTATTCTAA
- a CDS encoding SpoIIE family protein phosphatase, whose amino-acid sequence MKMIDNMERPFVQMFRASWQELMNRKVYLLTALLFLVGSFFLSQAVVFDMAVPFFLPIWALASMRYRQHMIYVFIGGMAGSAFLGVGQAVIHLTQLLLFHSIIKIPVVKRSIPIAVAGAMIIPQLVWQLVKYGDGMLPLAVQLSIGLEALLALFMTIFMLLAFPSIERMLYGPWNPEQISAMCIVGALAATGMGGFQIGTVSVAGVFLFLAIFVAAVVGGVPFATTVGMIIALIIGVSELSFTGMMALYGMTGLLAGSLKRFGKLGIITGSVFVSLFFLLYDATLPLDTVHFSTVGTAALLFILIPSRKLSQIRQVLLPKQEGISEKRQQWLADKLDGQLAEFQQFAHFMSTLVNDRLSPEEEVAATSQVPSICQSCFRYRKCWENEEDGIEPLINEWETTYSATKKAARVRVEQQMKYKCLRFKGLLNELEERGANKLLMGQLQHGRKMLALQLRDMSTHIEKVMREVKEDLTTYKLAEEELANRLQSQGIEFFQIDILSEERGACRIVISVPEKKADFEAETTVGEYLLLPILEEMYDEPMHISKSTYQPFPFPHVQLTFSSAVRFSLDYDIVTTAGKGSFNGGDAYELFKIHDGLSAVLLSDGMGQDINAYHESRKVIRLMRECLGQKMDPETAIHTLHYMMALNGLDDMYATLDLALIDLQEGRLWSWKAGSMSTYIKRSDDCIRLDSKTVPFGFLPSFSIEAKNEKLKSGDIVVMMTDGIFNGDIPLDIQEDVMNQTIERFKEMDCRTIADQVMMEMERVFESVEDDRTILVMKVGHIVPKWSKANKQPRIISS is encoded by the coding sequence ATGAAGATGATTGACAATATGGAGCGACCGTTTGTGCAGATGTTCAGGGCATCGTGGCAAGAATTGATGAATCGAAAAGTCTACTTGCTGACGGCCCTTCTTTTCTTAGTAGGATCATTCTTTCTATCACAAGCAGTAGTATTTGATATGGCAGTTCCGTTTTTCTTACCAATCTGGGCGTTGGCCAGTATGCGCTACCGTCAACATATGATTTATGTATTTATAGGAGGGATGGCGGGCAGCGCATTTCTAGGGGTCGGACAAGCCGTCATTCATCTAACACAATTATTGCTGTTTCATTCAATTATTAAAATTCCTGTTGTGAAAAGGTCAATTCCAATCGCTGTAGCGGGGGCAATGATTATTCCGCAACTGGTCTGGCAACTCGTAAAGTACGGAGACGGGATGTTGCCTTTGGCAGTTCAGTTATCGATCGGATTAGAAGCATTGCTTGCGCTATTCATGACTATTTTCATGTTGCTTGCATTTCCTTCTATAGAAAGAATGCTATACGGACCATGGAACCCTGAGCAGATCAGTGCGATGTGTATAGTGGGAGCGCTTGCAGCAACAGGGATGGGCGGTTTCCAGATTGGGACGGTTTCAGTTGCGGGTGTGTTCTTGTTTCTCGCAATCTTTGTAGCGGCTGTCGTTGGGGGAGTGCCGTTTGCTACAACTGTCGGAATGATCATCGCATTGATTATAGGGGTATCAGAACTATCTTTCACGGGTATGATGGCGTTATATGGTATGACTGGTTTGCTCGCGGGTTCACTGAAACGGTTTGGGAAGCTTGGGATCATCACCGGCAGTGTCTTTGTTTCGCTCTTTTTCCTTCTTTATGATGCGACATTGCCTCTTGATACCGTACATTTTTCCACAGTCGGTACCGCGGCATTACTGTTTATATTGATTCCTTCACGTAAATTAAGTCAAATACGACAAGTTTTATTGCCGAAACAAGAAGGGATATCGGAAAAACGACAACAATGGTTGGCGGATAAATTGGATGGACAGTTAGCGGAGTTCCAGCAGTTCGCTCATTTCATGTCAACACTCGTCAATGATCGTCTGTCTCCTGAAGAGGAAGTGGCGGCAACAAGTCAAGTACCATCTATTTGTCAATCCTGTTTTCGTTACCGTAAGTGTTGGGAAAATGAAGAGGATGGCATTGAACCGTTGATTAATGAATGGGAAACCACCTATTCCGCAACAAAAAAAGCGGCACGAGTACGTGTGGAACAGCAGATGAAATATAAATGTCTGCGCTTTAAAGGATTATTGAATGAATTGGAGGAAAGAGGAGCTAATAAATTATTAATGGGGCAGTTACAGCATGGACGAAAGATGCTGGCATTACAATTGCGCGATATGAGTACCCACATTGAAAAAGTTATGCGAGAAGTGAAAGAAGATCTGACTACGTATAAGTTGGCCGAAGAAGAACTTGCGAATCGATTGCAGTCACAAGGGATCGAGTTTTTCCAAATAGATATTTTATCCGAAGAACGAGGTGCCTGTAGAATTGTAATATCGGTGCCAGAGAAAAAAGCGGACTTTGAAGCAGAGACAACTGTTGGGGAGTATTTATTATTGCCTATTTTAGAGGAAATGTATGACGAACCGATGCATATTTCAAAATCAACGTACCAACCATTCCCGTTCCCCCATGTCCAATTGACCTTTAGTTCTGCGGTTCGTTTTTCACTCGACTATGATATTGTCACGACAGCAGGGAAAGGATCGTTCAATGGCGGTGATGCGTATGAGTTATTCAAGATTCACGACGGATTGTCGGCCGTACTGCTATCTGATGGAATGGGACAAGATATCAATGCATACCACGAGAGTAGAAAGGTTATCCGATTGATGAGGGAATGCTTGGGGCAAAAAATGGATCCTGAAACGGCAATTCACACATTACATTATATGATGGCGTTAAATGGGCTAGATGATATGTACGCAACACTCGACTTAGCATTAATTGATTTACAGGAAGGGCGGCTGTGGTCGTGGAAAGCGGGATCGATGAGTACCTATATTAAGAGAAGTGATGATTGTATCCGGTTGGACAGCAAAACGGTGCCATTTGGCTTCTTACCTTCATTTTCAATAGAAGCAAAAAATGAAAAGTTGAAATCTGGTGATATTGTTGTCATGATGACGGATGGTATATTTAATGGAGATATACCGCTTGATATTCAGGAGGACGTCATGAATCAAACGATAGAACGCTTTAAAGAGATGGACTGCCGAACGATTGCGGATCAAGTGATGATGGAGATGGAACGGGTATTTGAGTCTGTGGAAGATGATCGGACGATTCTAGTTATGAAAGTCGGTCATATTGTGCCGAAGTGGTCAAAAGCTAATAAGCAACCTCGAATCATTTCTAGCTAA
- the yabP gene encoding sporulation protein YabP, whose protein sequence is MQIQTDSSMYTIPSGDHVVTMRNRKRMDLTSVKTIDRFDQEEFLVRTSLGVLQIRGEELRIVHLDVDKGLLTLEGTVQTLQYDDEEAGSRNFLHKLFG, encoded by the coding sequence ATGCAGATTCAAACAGACAGCTCGATGTATACTATTCCATCAGGAGACCACGTAGTGACGATGCGCAATCGCAAAAGAATGGACCTCACATCCGTGAAAACGATCGACCGCTTTGATCAGGAGGAATTTCTCGTTAGAACATCGCTTGGCGTACTGCAAATCCGTGGGGAGGAACTGCGTATTGTACATCTAGATGTGGACAAGGGCTTGCTAACACTTGAAGGCACAGTCCAAACTTTGCAATACGACGACGAAGAAGCAGGCTCACGCAATTTCCTCCATAAACTATTCGGATGA
- a CDS encoding S1 domain-containing RNA-binding protein produces the protein MSIEVGSKLEGKVTGITNFGAFVELPSGSTGLVHISEVADNYVKDINDHLKVGDMVEVKVMNVGSDGKIGLSIRKAKPESEQRPQRPQRPTRPRQGSKPSFERPENFEQKMAKFMKDSEERLTTLKRATESKRGGRGARRG, from the coding sequence ATGTCAATTGAAGTAGGCAGCAAGTTAGAGGGTAAAGTAACCGGGATCACAAATTTTGGGGCATTTGTTGAATTGCCAAGCGGATCCACAGGATTAGTCCATATTAGTGAAGTAGCTGACAATTATGTCAAAGATATAAACGATCATTTAAAAGTCGGCGATATGGTTGAAGTGAAGGTAATGAATGTGGGATCTGATGGTAAAATCGGTCTTTCCATCCGTAAGGCGAAGCCTGAGTCAGAACAACGTCCACAGCGTCCACAACGTCCAACGAGACCTCGTCAAGGGAGCAAGCCAAGCTTTGAACGACCAGAGAACTTTGAGCAGAAGATGGCAAAGTTCATGAAGGACAGCGAAGAACGTCTAACTACCTTAAAGAGAGCGACAGAGTCCAAACGTGGCGGTCGTGGAGCTAGAAGGGGATAA
- a CDS encoding NAD(P)-dependent malic enzyme produces the protein MNRKYKSSLHMHQIHNGKMEVVSKVPLENKEDLSLAYSPGVAEPCVEIAHDPSLAYEYTIKGNLVAVVTDGTAVLGLGDIGPEAALPVMEGKALLLKQFAGIDAFPICLDTKDVDEIVNIVKAISPTFGAVNLEDISAPRCFEIERRLREECSIPIFHDDQHGTAIVVGAGLLNALKVVGKLKEEVKIVLNGAGAAGVAITKLLLSMGFENIIMCDSKGIIYEGRENAMNSVKHEMSRVTNREKIEGSLADAMKGADIFVGVSVANLLTKELIALMNTDPIVFGLANPMPELKPELAEEYGVRIIATGRSDYPNQVNNVLAFPGIFRGALDVRATEINEEMKLAATYAIADLIKDEDLRDDYIIPDPFDDRIPTIVAHAVGKAAMRSGVSVAKELILPTPR, from the coding sequence ATGAACAGGAAGTATAAATCTTCTTTACACATGCATCAAATTCACAATGGAAAAATGGAAGTCGTTTCGAAAGTACCGTTAGAGAATAAAGAGGATTTGAGTTTGGCGTACTCGCCAGGAGTGGCTGAACCATGTGTAGAGATCGCTCACGACCCATCACTAGCGTATGAATATACAATTAAGGGGAATTTAGTTGCAGTTGTAACAGATGGAACGGCTGTACTTGGTTTAGGAGATATCGGCCCTGAGGCTGCTTTACCGGTAATGGAAGGAAAAGCACTATTGCTGAAGCAATTTGCAGGGATCGATGCATTCCCTATATGTCTGGATACAAAAGATGTGGATGAAATCGTTAATATTGTAAAAGCAATTAGCCCAACATTTGGTGCGGTAAATCTGGAAGATATCTCTGCTCCCCGTTGTTTCGAAATTGAACGTAGATTGCGTGAAGAATGTAGTATTCCAATTTTCCATGACGATCAACATGGCACAGCGATCGTAGTAGGAGCTGGATTGCTTAACGCATTGAAAGTAGTGGGGAAACTAAAAGAAGAAGTTAAAATCGTCTTGAACGGTGCCGGTGCCGCTGGAGTGGCGATTACAAAACTATTGTTGAGTATGGGCTTCGAAAACATTATTATGTGTGATTCAAAAGGAATTATTTATGAAGGCCGAGAGAACGCAATGAATAGTGTGAAGCATGAAATGTCACGCGTCACGAATCGAGAGAAGATTGAAGGTTCATTAGCAGACGCAATGAAAGGTGCAGACATTTTCGTTGGTGTATCCGTTGCAAACTTGCTAACGAAGGAATTGATTGCGCTAATGAATACGGATCCAATCGTATTTGGTCTTGCGAATCCAATGCCTGAGTTGAAGCCTGAGTTGGCTGAAGAATACGGTGTGCGCATTATTGCAACAGGCCGTTCCGATTATCCTAACCAAGTCAACAACGTCTTGGCATTCCCAGGAATATTCCGTGGAGCACTAGACGTTAGAGCGACGGAAATCAATGAAGAGATGAAGCTCGCAGCAACGTACGCGATTGCGGATTTGATCAAGGATGAAGATCTACGTGATGATTACATCATTCCGGATCCATTTGATGATCGTATTCCAACAATTGTTGCACATGCGGTAGGTAAAGCCGCCATGCGCTCAGGTGTATCCGTTGCAAAGGAACTGATTTTGCCCACACCCAGATGA
- a CDS encoding putative polysaccharide biosynthesis protein, which translates to MALTKWNMKSFMKGASILTIAAVIVKVLSAVYRVPFQNLVGDKGFYIYQQVYPFIGIFIVWTSSGFAVAVSKMLAESKGPGESRGILRISLAYLLALSVGIFLLLRSGSSFFADLMGDPALAPVLQTGAYIVLVLPFLAVLKGVFQSEGQMIPVAISNVSEQLFRVVIVLAGTWIALRAGSSLYKVGEITMWAAVAGEAVGVLILTRFFLQRERMAIATVKPWRVIKDLTKISIGVSASSLILLVFQLVDSFTIYNALVEAGVMSETAMEMKGVYDRGQPLAQMGILLASTLALALVPLIAHHASKRDGKGALPFISLTFRTSILFGWAATIGLVLVLPFVNEMLFQTRTGSVALIIFCIQIFWLSIILPLTAILQGSGKVRAPLLLMLLGIAIKLTTTPWMVRRYGIEGAAASGAIAFAIVAVLLIIYFKRFWKFPLAPRRFYAVLLIAGVAMTGVLIPWMFTADYWLFAGLSPRISSTLTAVSAVAIGAIIFLFVVLKSRIMKEKEWYLLPFGKRLATAQLWLTKNRR; encoded by the coding sequence ATGGCGTTGACTAAATGGAATATGAAGTCGTTTATGAAGGGTGCGTCGATTCTGACGATTGCCGCCGTCATTGTCAAAGTGCTGAGCGCGGTCTATCGAGTCCCTTTTCAAAACTTAGTTGGAGATAAAGGTTTTTATATTTATCAGCAAGTGTATCCGTTTATCGGAATATTTATTGTATGGACATCTTCAGGTTTTGCTGTCGCAGTCTCTAAAATGCTCGCAGAGAGTAAAGGTCCTGGAGAGTCACGCGGAATTTTACGAATATCGCTCGCTTATCTTCTCGCGTTATCAGTAGGGATTTTTCTATTGTTACGATCGGGATCATCTTTCTTCGCTGATTTAATGGGAGACCCTGCTTTGGCGCCTGTTTTGCAGACTGGAGCGTACATCGTGCTCGTGTTGCCATTCCTTGCTGTGCTGAAGGGCGTCTTTCAATCAGAGGGGCAAATGATACCTGTAGCCATCTCGAATGTCTCAGAGCAGCTGTTCAGGGTTGTGATCGTGTTGGCAGGTACGTGGATTGCGTTGCGTGCAGGATCTTCGCTTTATAAAGTAGGAGAAATTACGATGTGGGCCGCAGTGGCAGGAGAAGCGGTAGGTGTATTGATTCTAACAAGGTTCTTTCTACAGCGGGAGCGTATGGCGATAGCGACTGTAAAGCCGTGGCGGGTAATTAAAGATCTGACCAAAATCAGCATTGGTGTCAGTGCGAGTTCATTAATTTTATTGGTGTTTCAGTTAGTGGATTCTTTCACGATCTATAATGCATTAGTCGAGGCTGGTGTGATGAGTGAGACTGCCATGGAAATGAAAGGCGTCTATGACCGAGGACAGCCGCTTGCGCAAATGGGTATTTTACTTGCTTCTACATTAGCGTTAGCACTTGTTCCTTTAATTGCGCATCACGCATCCAAAAGGGACGGAAAAGGTGCATTGCCGTTTATAAGTCTGACATTCAGGACATCTATTTTATTCGGGTGGGCTGCGACAATAGGATTGGTTCTGGTACTGCCTTTCGTCAATGAAATGCTTTTCCAGACGCGAACAGGCTCTGTCGCGCTGATCATCTTCTGCATCCAGATCTTCTGGTTGTCGATTATTTTACCACTAACCGCTATTCTTCAAGGAAGCGGAAAAGTACGAGCGCCGTTATTACTCATGTTGCTTGGCATCGCAATCAAACTAACGACTACACCATGGATGGTACGACGATATGGAATTGAAGGTGCAGCCGCATCAGGTGCCATCGCGTTTGCGATCGTTGCCGTGTTATTGATCATCTATTTCAAAAGGTTTTGGAAGTTCCCGTTAGCACCGCGCCGTTTTTACGCCGTGTTGCTTATTGCAGGTGTGGCCATGACAGGAGTACTGATTCCGTGGATGTTCACCGCTGACTATTGGCTATTTGCTGGCCTGTCACCACGTATTAGCTCAACATTAACAGCCGTATCAGCTGTCGCAATTGGAGCGATCATATTTCTTTTCGTCGTCTTGAAATCACGTATAATGAAAGAAAAAGAGTGGTATTTACTACCTTTCGGAAAACGATTGGCGACTGCTCAACTATGGCTAACTAAAAATAGAAGGTGA
- the mazG gene encoding nucleoside triphosphate pyrophosphohydrolase has translation MNKITVIGLGASDLEQLSLGTYRLLKEADHLYIRTEEHPVVAELRLEGVEMESFDSIYEANDSFEAVYQQIVDKLLEMSAHQPITYAVPGHPLVAERTVQLLIEKERTGEIELHIAGGSSFLDPIFTALRIDPIEGFQLLDGTDLKRDDVRMDQHVLIGQVYDAFIASDVKLSLMEKYPDHHVVTIVTSAGSQDEKLTEVPLFELDRTVTLNNLTTVYVPPILDNEQRLKEWSSFREIIAILRGPDGCPWDREQTHESLKRYLIEESFELIQAIDEEDDDAIIEELGDVLLQVFLHAQIGEDNGYFTMEDVLETVAAKMIRRHPHVFAQAKADTTDEVLTNWQAIKDQEKPQTSTLLEGQERLASSLLTSYNYQKTAAKVGFDWPSIQGAFDKFQEEWQEFQEEVHNGGVEQQLDELGDVLFTIVNIARFLKISPEEAMWHTNKKFKSRFQFVEQSVKQGSGSFEDYTLEELEEFWQQAKRKEESK, from the coding sequence ATGAATAAAATAACTGTGATCGGACTGGGCGCAAGTGATTTGGAACAATTGTCACTTGGCACGTATCGCCTATTAAAAGAAGCGGACCATCTTTACATTCGGACGGAAGAGCATCCCGTCGTTGCGGAGTTGCGTTTAGAAGGGGTAGAAATGGAAAGCTTCGATTCAATTTATGAAGCGAATGATTCATTTGAAGCCGTCTATCAGCAAATCGTCGACAAACTTCTTGAAATGAGTGCGCATCAGCCAATTACATACGCTGTGCCAGGACACCCGCTTGTGGCGGAACGTACAGTTCAACTATTAATTGAAAAAGAACGTACAGGTGAAATTGAACTTCATATCGCGGGGGGCAGCAGCTTTCTTGACCCGATTTTCACGGCACTCCGTATCGATCCAATCGAAGGGTTTCAGCTACTAGATGGCACGGACTTGAAACGTGATGATGTACGCATGGATCAGCACGTATTAATTGGACAAGTCTACGATGCATTCATTGCATCGGACGTGAAATTGTCTTTGATGGAGAAGTACCCTGACCATCATGTTGTGACCATTGTTACATCAGCGGGTTCCCAAGATGAAAAACTGACTGAAGTACCGTTGTTCGAGCTTGATCGCACAGTGACATTGAATAACTTGACGACAGTTTATGTACCACCCATTCTGGATAATGAACAGCGACTAAAAGAGTGGAGTTCATTTAGAGAGATCATTGCCATTTTGCGTGGACCGGATGGTTGCCCTTGGGATCGCGAGCAAACGCATGAATCATTGAAGCGTTATTTAATCGAAGAATCCTTTGAGTTGATTCAGGCGATTGATGAAGAAGATGATGACGCGATCATCGAAGAGCTAGGAGATGTATTACTACAAGTATTCCTTCATGCGCAAATCGGCGAAGATAATGGCTATTTTACGATGGAAGACGTACTTGAAACAGTCGCGGCTAAAATGATTCGTCGCCATCCACATGTATTTGCGCAAGCTAAAGCTGACACTACAGATGAAGTGTTAACGAACTGGCAAGCGATCAAGGACCAAGAGAAACCGCAAACATCTACGTTGTTAGAAGGACAAGAGCGATTGGCATCCTCTTTGCTGACATCTTATAATTATCAAAAGACCGCAGCCAAAGTAGGATTCGACTGGCCTTCTATACAAGGAGCTTTCGACAAGTTCCAAGAAGAGTGGCAAGAGTTTCAGGAAGAAGTGCATAACGGTGGAGTGGAGCAACAACTGGACGAGCTAGGAGATGTCCTATTCACTATCGTCAACATCGCAAGATTCCTCAAGATCTCACCAGAAGAAGCGATGTGGCATACCAATAAAAAGTTCAAATCCCGTTTTCAATTTGTGGAGCAGTCCGTTAAACAAGGAAGCGGCAGTTTTGAAGACTATACATTAGAGGAACTTGAAGAGTTCTGGCAACAGGCCAAACGAAAGGAAGAATCGAAATGA
- the yabQ gene encoding spore cortex biosynthesis protein YabQ: MSLSVQFFSLLAMIGTGIAGGIVMDLFGTIVAACDKRSFIRRWAFWLECIIWIMLGIGAFLVLLMVRDGAWRMYDPVAQVSGLLLYAAIFHRPVRFVGRLLLLVVLRPIWLIIRLVYLTIQRIVYVIVSILSLIMSPFTRLIKNIGKYLQKNAEYYIIECNSRITPERCVRHEKNTEALN; this comes from the coding sequence ATGAGCCTATCCGTCCAGTTCTTCAGTCTGTTGGCGATGATCGGGACAGGGATTGCTGGTGGAATTGTAATGGATTTATTCGGAACGATTGTCGCCGCGTGCGATAAACGTTCGTTCATTAGAAGATGGGCATTCTGGCTTGAGTGCATCATCTGGATTATGTTAGGGATTGGAGCCTTTTTGGTATTACTTATGGTACGTGACGGGGCATGGAGAATGTATGACCCCGTTGCCCAGGTCAGTGGCTTGTTATTGTACGCTGCCATCTTCCATCGTCCTGTCAGATTCGTAGGTAGACTACTGTTACTTGTGGTGCTTAGGCCGATTTGGCTCATCATTCGTCTTGTCTACCTGACGATTCAACGTATTGTCTATGTAATAGTCTCTATTTTGTCACTAATCATGTCTCCATTCACACGATTAATAAAGAACATAGGGAAATACCTTCAAAAAAATGCAGAGTACTATATAATAGAGTGCAATAGTAGAATTACGCCAGAAAGGTGTGTGCGCCATGAAAAAAACACAGAAGCCCTCAACTAA
- the spoVT gene encoding stage V sporulation protein T, with the protein MKATGIVRRIDDLGRVVIPKEIRRTLRIREGDPLEIFTDREGEVILKKYSPISELGEFAVEYAESLYETIGTPALISDRDEMLAVAGLAKKDYMNRQLSPICDEILNGRSTIMEKHEKTVEWVPGQVEQVKSYCIAPIITNGDAIGAIYLLSKVHFVGEVEQKAAETAANFLAKQMEN; encoded by the coding sequence ATGAAAGCAACGGGTATTGTCCGCAGAATTGATGACTTGGGTAGAGTTGTGATACCAAAAGAAATTAGAAGGACACTTCGCATTCGTGAAGGTGACCCTTTGGAAATATTCACCGATCGTGAAGGGGAAGTCATATTAAAGAAGTATTCACCTATATCAGAGCTTGGTGAATTTGCTGTGGAATATGCGGAATCACTTTACGAAACAATTGGTACGCCGGCGTTGATCAGTGACCGTGACGAGATGCTCGCGGTGGCGGGTCTTGCCAAGAAAGATTATATGAACCGCCAATTGTCACCCATTTGTGATGAGATTCTTAATGGTAGGTCCACTATCATGGAAAAACACGAAAAGACGGTCGAATGGGTGCCTGGTCAAGTGGAGCAGGTTAAATCCTATTGTATAGCACCAATTATTACAAATGGTGATGCAATAGGCGCGATCTATTTGCTGTCAAAGGTTCACTTTGTTGGTGAGGTTGAACAAAAGGCTGCAGAGACAGCAGCCAACTTCTTGGCAAAACAAATGGAAAACTAA
- a CDS encoding FtsB family cell division protein, translated as MKKTQKPSTKNVTSIDTDYVRSMQKKENFKKAQQKRLRNRLAVFFVIVCVVAGSLFNMNAGQKEILAAKHKEKEQATAILEDLKEQQDQLNTQLIRLDDDEYIAKLARKEYFLSESNEIIFSIPDKKKVSGKESEKE; from the coding sequence ATGAAAAAAACACAGAAGCCCTCAACTAAGAATGTAACATCGATCGATACAGACTATGTGCGCTCCATGCAAAAAAAAGAAAATTTTAAAAAAGCACAACAAAAACGTCTGCGTAATCGACTAGCTGTATTTTTTGTTATCGTCTGTGTAGTTGCTGGAAGTTTATTCAATATGAATGCTGGACAGAAAGAAATTCTGGCTGCCAAACATAAGGAAAAAGAACAAGCAACGGCTATACTAGAGGATTTGAAGGAACAGCAAGACCAACTGAATACGCAATTAATTCGTTTGGATGATGATGAGTATATTGCTAAACTTGCACGCAAGGAATACTTTCTTTCTGAGTCCAATGAGATCATTTTTTCCATTCCAGATAAGAAAAAAGTTTCTGGAAAAGAGTCCGAAAAAGAGTAG
- a CDS encoding RNA-binding S4 domain-containing protein, producing MRLDKFLKVSRFIKRRTLAKQVADQGRITINGKVAKASSVVKPGDELSIRFGQKIVNATVNELKASTKKEDAAGMYTITSEERLEKVEPEFVDDEN from the coding sequence ATGAGACTAGATAAATTTCTTAAAGTATCTCGCTTTATCAAACGCCGTACACTCGCAAAGCAAGTGGCGGACCAAGGGAGAATTACGATTAACGGAAAAGTAGCCAAAGCTTCATCAGTCGTCAAACCGGGGGACGAGCTATCCATCCGTTTCGGTCAGAAAATTGTCAATGCTACAGTTAATGAGCTGAAGGCGTCTACTAAGAAAGAGGACGCGGCAGGTATGTACACGATCACAAGTGAAGAACGCTTGGAGAAAGTGGAGCCTGAATTTGTAGACGACGAAAATTAA